Genomic DNA from Streptococcus uberis:
GCGAAGCTCTGAGAAGAGCAATATCACCGACGATGACTTGGCGACTAACACCTAAAAGCTTTGCCAATTGCGTTGCAGAAATTGTGTCTGTCTCTTTTTCTAAAAGTTCTAATAAGCTTTCTCTACGTTGCTTAGCTTTCATCCTTATCACCTTTCATATCGATACTACTTCACATTTTATCACATTGTCCAAGATTCCAAAAGAGACAAAAAAAGGTTAAGCATTCACTTAACCTTCACGTCTTATTTGCCTAAATAGTACTCAGCAGTAACGTTTAATTTTTCGTCAAATTCGAAAACGAGTGGTGGGAAGTTAGGAATTTCAACATCCATAATTTCGTCATCATTTAAGCGCTTGATGTGTTTTACAAGAGCGCGGATTGAGTTACCATGTGCACCAATGAAAACATTTTTACCATCAACTAATGCTGGAGCAATTTTATCTTCCCAGAATGGTAGGGCACGCTCAAGTGTCACTTTAAGATTTTCTGCATCTGGAATAACAGAGCTATCTAAGTGAGCATAACGACGATCTGTGTGAGCAGAGTGTTCATCATCTTTTGCCATATCTGGAGGTAAAACATCGTAAGAACGACGCCAAATGTGAACTTGTTCATCACCAAATTGTTCAGCAGCTTCTGCTTTATTTTTACCAGTTAAACCACCATAGTGACGTTCGTTTAAGCGCCAAGATTTTTCAACTGGAACCCAAAGTTGATCAGAGTATTCAAGAGCAAGGTTAGTTGTTTTGATAGCACGTTTAAGAACTGATGTGAAAGCAAGGTCAAATTCGATACCAGCTTCTTTAATCAATTTACCTGCATCAATAGCTTGTTGTGTTCCTTTTTCTGAAAGATCAACATCAGCCCAACCAGTGAAAAGGTTAGCTTTATTCCATTCTGACTCACCATGGCGAGCGAAAACCAATTTTACCATTAGTTAATATCTCCTTTTATTTAAGGTTTAAAACTTTTTTACAGTTACTATTTTACAAAAATTAGACTAAAAAAGCTAGTCCATAACAGATAAAATTGAAAAGAGCATGCAAGGATAATGAAAGCGTTTCAAAGTTCGGAATTTGAATAGGTTTTTCTCATTATTTCTGATTTTTCTTGCCAAGACCTAGTCCAAGTGATAGAATAGAAAAAATTTGTCTAAATTCTGGAGGAAATCATGGTATCTACTGCTACTCAAATTGCTGGTTTTAACTTCGACAACTGCCTAATGAACGCAGCCGGTGTTTATTGTATGAGCAAAGAAGAATTATTGGAGATTGAAACATCTGCTGCAGGTTCCTTCGTTACTAAAACTGGAACCCTGGAAGCCCGTGAAGGGAATCCGGAGCCCCGCTATTCACCAACTCCTCTTGGATCCATTAATTCCATGGGACTACCAAATATGGGTTACGATTACTACTTGGATGTTGTTCTTGACTTAGAAAAAGAGGCAAATTCAAAAAATCACTTCATCTCAGTTGTTGGCCTTTCACCAGAAGATACCCACACAATCCTTAAAACCCTTCACTCTTCCGCTTACCAAGGACTTGTCGAACTTAATTTATCTTGTCCAAATGTTCCCGGAAAACCACAAATTGCCTACGATTTTGAAACAACAGAACAACTTTTAACCGAGATTTTCTCATACTACACAAAACCATTAGGCGTCAAGTTACCCCCTTATTTTGATATTATTCATTTCGATCAGGCCGCTGCAATCTTTAACAAATTCCCTCTTGCATTCGTAAACTCTGTTAACTCAATCGGTAATGGACTCGTTATTGATGACGAGACTGTTATCATCAAACCTAAAAATGGATTTGGCGGTATCGGCGGTGATTACATCAAACCTACAGCACTAGCTAATGTCCACGCTTTCTATCAACGCCTCAACCCTTCCATTCAAATTATTGGAACAGGTGGAGTTAAGTCTGGACGAGATGCCTTTGAACATATCCTTTGTGGAGCAAGCATGGTCCAGATAGGCACAGCTTTACAGGAAGAAGGACCAGAAATATTTACACGAATCACTGAGGAATTAAAACAAATCATGGTCGAAAAAGGCTATCAAAGACTGGATGACTTCCGCGGTAAACTCCACTATTTAGATTAATCCAAATAGCAAATCATGGGTTTGAACAGCTCTTGTTTTGATATTTAAAAATAGGATAAGATAACAAAACGAGACTATTATCTAAAATAGTCTCGTTTATATTTTTGAGCGGGATCAATGGTGCTATCACCTTTTTTAAGGTAATAAGTTTTTGAAGGTTTTTTTGAGGGTTTAGGAGCAACTTTTGGTAAAAATTTCTCTGATAAAAAGACGAATAATCCAATTTTAATAAGAGAAAAGATTAATAACCCAATAATAACTACTTCTATCCCTAATTCAAACATATACTATTACCTCACAATTCTATAGTAATAGTATAACCGCTTTCAGGTACTTTATCAAGTTACTAAACTATTTAAAAGATAGTAAGCGCAAGCCATTTAGAATAACCAAAATGGTTGAACCTTCATGACCAACAACTCCAAGTGGCAGATTAACAACTTGTAAAACATTGGCTAATATGAGTAGTGTAATCACTGAGAGTGCAAAAATAATATTTTGTTTCACAATAGTCTTCATTTTTTTAGACAATTTAATTGAAAATGGGATACGAGTCAAATCATCCATAATCACACTATCAGCACTTTCCATAGCTATATCTGTACCAGAACCAATAGCATAAGAAACATCAGCTTGTGCCAAAGCTGGAGCATCATTAATGCCATCTCCAACCATAGCCACAAAACCATATTTTTCTTTTATTTCAGCAAGGCGTTCTACTTTATCCTGAGGCATACAGTTAGCCACTACATCGTCGATGCCTAATTTTTCAGCAACATAGAGTGCTGTTTTTTCTTGGTCTCCTGTTAACATGACCGTTTTTATGCCTAATTCGTGTAACTGTTTAATAGCTTGTAAGGATTCCTTTTTGATATCATCCAATAAGGCATAATAGGCTACTAAGTCTGATCCTCTGCTTACAAAAATCAGTGTTTTACCTTGACCTTCGAGTCTAGCAATTTCTTCTTCTAAGTGGTCAACATGATCAACAACTTCTAAAATAAAGGATTTCTTTCCAATACGCCATTCTTGACCTAGGTAGTGTAAAACAAAACCTTTTCCTGAAATTTCTTCAGCTTGATCAATAAGAAGACGATCAATAGAGCCTGTATGGTCAAGTAAGGCTTTTGAGATTGGATGGGTTGAAGCTTCCTCGGCAGTTTTAACAATAGCATCAACTAATTCTTTTTCAGCAATGTAGTGAGTATCGACAACTGATGGTTTTCCTTGCGTTAATGTACCTGTTTTATCCATGACTACCGCTTTTATATCACCCATATTGTCAATGATGTCACCACCTTTGATGACTAAGCCCTTTCTGGCAGCTCGGCTAATCGCAGATAAGCTAGCTGGTGTAGATGAAGCAATCAAAGCACACGGCGATGCTACTGTCAGTAGAATCATTCCCCGGTAAAAAGCAGACAACCAAGTCCAACCCAGAACAAAATGACAGAAAATAATGAAGGCTGGTACTAATAGTAAGACAAACTTGACATAGTTATCTTCCAAATTTTCGATAAAAGTAGCCGTCTTGCTTTTTTGTGTTTGTGCAGATTCTACTAAGTTAACGATTTTGGCAAATAAGGTATCTTCATTTTCAACGGTAACAAGCATTTCAATGGTTTGACCTTCATTGATTGTTCCTCCAATTAGGGCATCTTTTTTAACTTTGTCAACGGTTATTGGTTCACCTGTAACCATGGATTCGTCAAATTGACCAAAATCACTTAATAATTCACCATCAATTGGAACTGCTTCACCTTTTCTGACGTGCAGTTTGTCACCAATTTTAAGCTCCTTAGTTTCCACTTCAACAATATTACCGTCTTCTTGAATCTTACGAGCTGTGTCAGGCGTTAAATTCATCAGCGCAGCAATGGCATTTTTACTTTTTTCCATTGCCATTTCTTCTAGTGTGTTAGAAAGTGAAAAAATAAAAATAAGTAAGGCACCTTCTAACCAATAACCTATTATACCTGCTCCTACAGCAGCAAGAATCATGAGAACATCAACTGAAAGATGTTTATTAATAAACAGATCTTCCAGACCTGCTTTAGCTGATTCATAACCTCCAATAAGAAAGGCTAATATGAAACAGACAGATGCTAAACTAGCATGTGATGATAATAATGGTAACCCAATTAAAATTAAAAGTAAACATGTTAACGTCTCTAAGATGTGAAGATGTTCTTTTATCCAAGTCACTGAAATATCCCCCCAGTTAGAATTTTTTCTAACAATTTAATTCATCTTAATTATAACTATTCTAAATAAAAAAGTCAAGTAATTTAGAATAATTCTAAATAAACTTAACCAGATAAGGAATATCTCTTTTTGTCATCTAAAAATGGAAGGCAAAAAAAACCTACTAGTCAAGCTCAAATGCCCGACTAGTAGGTTCTTTATACATTATTTAACGGCGTCTTTAAGTGCTTTACCAGCTTTGAATGCTGGAACTTTTGATGCAGCGATTTTAATTTCTGCACCTGTTTGAGGGTTACGACCTTTACGAGCTGCGCGTTCGCGAACTTCGAAGTTACCAAAACCGATTAATTGAACTTTTTCACCTTTTGAAAGGAATCCTTCAATTGCAGAGAATACTGCATCAACAGCTGCTGCTGAATCTTTTTTAGTAAGTTCAGTTGCTTCTGCAACTTTTGCGATTAAATCTTGTTTGTTAGCCATTTAACAAATCCTCCAAATTATTTATAAGCAATATGCTTTAACAGTTACAATAATAACTAAAAAAAGCTTATAGGTCAAGTATTTAACGTTATTTGTAGCTATTTCTTAAAAATTTCAAAACTTATTTTATCATTGACAAGATCAATCTTTTTTGCTTTTAAAAAAATGCCCGCTTCATTATCTATTCGATCTAATCTAATAAGCAGTGATGATTCCTTCGAATTAATTGAGACAAATGATGGCAGCTTGTAACTTGACTTAATATAGCGCAGAACCTCAGCTTCAGGTAAAGGTAAAGTCCCTGCAGAGATTGAGGTCACGCGCAATTGGATATTTCCATTTGCAAGAGCAATTGGCTGAAAATAAACGTATAAAGGCACTTCATATCCTAATAAATAATAGTTTCCCTCAAAAATGATAGACGTTCTTGATGCATAAATTTGATAGCTTAAGTTTTGTTTCTCTTCCTTCTTTAAGTATCGAGCAACACTGTCATTTAAGGATTTTCGACTTGTCGTAAAGTGTCCCACTAAGACACTATGCTGATTTTTGCTTAATAATTTTTGAGACTCCGGTTCCCTAACTTGAATGACTCGACTTGCAATAACACAAACAAAAGCTAGGTTTAATGCTAATAAAATGAGGAAAGACCATTTCCACCAGTTAATTGTTCGTTTTTTTCTCATATTTTTTTAGTGTCTCCAATACAGTGTCTGACATAATTTGATAGCCGATATGATTTGGATGAAAATGATCACCAGAAAACAAGGCATCATTTAAGACCTTTTTCTGATTACCATCTGATTGAACGACACCATCTTTTCCATCAATTCCTTTATATAAACGATCATTGATTGGAACAAAATGGACGTTTGAATAATCAGAGATCACAGCTTTTGTCATCTCATTCCAATCATCAATAATAGATTGCATCTCTTTGATCTGTGGAAAATTCAGAAAGAATGGATTATATAAACCCAATATATAGATTTTAACCCTCTTATTTCCTTTTTTGGCTAAAGAAATCATCTCTCTTAAATGATTTTGATAGTCTTTTGAGGCCTCTAGGAAACTTGACTCATCTAATGTCGATAAATTTTGTCTGACTACAGCCATGATATCATTTCCACCTACAGTGACTGTGATTAAATCTGCACTTTTTAAGGCCTTTTTCAGGTTAGGGTCATCCTTCATGCGATCAAGAATTTGTTGACTCGTATTACCAGCTACCCCAAAATTAGACGCTGTGACTTGTATATTAAAATGACTTTCAATATCTTGAGCCAATAAGGGAACAAACCCACCTTGATTGCTTTCATCGCCAATGCCTTCAGTTAAAGAATCTCCTATTGCTAGATAGTTCAAAGAGCTTTGACTTTGTTTAAAAAAATCACTATCCTTTAACTGAGAGTCTTTTTTAGGAATGACAAGATTGAATAGACCGAAAAAAAGAAGAAAGAAAAGAAGAAAAAGCCCAATCTGACCTATAATGCCTTTCTTATTCATAACGAATCATAACCGCAAATGCGCCTTCACCAGTATGCGTTTGAATGATTGACCCAGTTTCAAGGATAGTTATTTCTCCATTATAATAGGATCTGATTTTTTCTGCCAATTGATTTGCCAAATCCTTTTCACCAGAGTAAGAAATGGCAAGCTCAGCAATTTTTTGATGACTAGTCTCTTTAAAATAAGCATCAAGCCATTTAAAGAATGTCTTATTTCCTCTTCCTTTAGCTATCGGTTTTAACTCATCCTCTGTGAGCTCCATCAATAATCGAATGTTTAATAAACTTGTGATAGCACCAGCAACTCGACCAATTCGTCCCCCTTTGACAAGATTTTCAAGGGTTGAAACTCCTATAAATAACTTTGTTTTAGATTTGACGTCATTGATTTTTTCGAGTATCTCATCACACGACGCACCTTCTTGAGCCATTTTTGCTGCCTGGACAACTTGAAATTTAAGGGCTTGATCTGTAAAAGTAGAATCGACGACATGGACAGAAACTCCAGCGATTTCCGCACCCTGTCTTGATGCTTCAATTGTCCCTGATAAAATGGGTGTTAAGTGGATTGCAATAATATCAGTGACACCTTTTTTCACCAATTCCTCATAATAATCTGCAAATAGGCCAACTGGAGGTTGACTGGTTTTAGGCAAATCTTTCGTCGCCTTCATTAACTTTAAAAATTGGCCTTCTTCTTTTAAATCATTATCTGAATAGAGTTTACCGTCAACCATCACAGAAAGCGGTACTACAGTGATATCATATTTTTCAATGTAT
This window encodes:
- a CDS encoding phosphoglycerate mutase; amino-acid sequence: MVKLVFARHGESEWNKANLFTGWADVDLSEKGTQQAIDAGKLIKEAGIEFDLAFTSVLKRAIKTTNLALEYSDQLWVPVEKSWRLNERHYGGLTGKNKAEAAEQFGDEQVHIWRRSYDVLPPDMAKDDEHSAHTDRRYAHLDSSVIPDAENLKVTLERALPFWEDKIAPALVDGKNVFIGAHGNSIRALVKHIKRLNDDEIMDVEIPNFPPLVFEFDEKLNVTAEYYLGK
- a CDS encoding dihydroorotate oxidase — protein: MVSTATQIAGFNFDNCLMNAAGVYCMSKEELLEIETSAAGSFVTKTGTLEAREGNPEPRYSPTPLGSINSMGLPNMGYDYYLDVVLDLEKEANSKNHFISVVGLSPEDTHTILKTLHSSAYQGLVELNLSCPNVPGKPQIAYDFETTEQLLTEIFSYYTKPLGVKLPPYFDIIHFDQAAAIFNKFPLAFVNSVNSIGNGLVIDDETVIIKPKNGFGGIGGDYIKPTALANVHAFYQRLNPSIQIIGTGGVKSGRDAFEHILCGASMVQIGTALQEEGPEIFTRITEELKQIMVEKGYQRLDDFRGKLHYLD
- a CDS encoding heavy metal translocating P-type ATPase translates to MTWIKEHLHILETLTCLLLILIGLPLLSSHASLASVCFILAFLIGGYESAKAGLEDLFINKHLSVDVLMILAAVGAGIIGYWLEGALLIFIFSLSNTLEEMAMEKSKNAIAALMNLTPDTARKIQEDGNIVEVETKELKIGDKLHVRKGEAVPIDGELLSDFGQFDESMVTGEPITVDKVKKDALIGGTINEGQTIEMLVTVENEDTLFAKIVNLVESAQTQKSKTATFIENLEDNYVKFVLLLVPAFIIFCHFVLGWTWLSAFYRGMILLTVASPCALIASSTPASLSAISRAARKGLVIKGGDIIDNMGDIKAVVMDKTGTLTQGKPSVVDTHYIAEKELVDAIVKTAEEASTHPISKALLDHTGSIDRLLIDQAEEISGKGFVLHYLGQEWRIGKKSFILEVVDHVDHLEEEIARLEGQGKTLIFVSRGSDLVAYYALLDDIKKESLQAIKQLHELGIKTVMLTGDQEKTALYVAEKLGIDDVVANCMPQDKVERLAEIKEKYGFVAMVGDGINDAPALAQADVSYAIGSGTDIAMESADSVIMDDLTRIPFSIKLSKKMKTIVKQNIIFALSVITLLILANVLQVVNLPLGVVGHEGSTILVILNGLRLLSFK
- a CDS encoding HU family DNA-binding protein, which translates into the protein MANKQDLIAKVAEATELTKKDSAAAVDAVFSAIEGFLSKGEKVQLIGFGNFEVRERAARKGRNPQTGAEIKIAASKVPAFKAGKALKDAVK
- a CDS encoding YpmS family protein, encoding MRKKRTINWWKWSFLILLALNLAFVCVIASRVIQVREPESQKLLSKNQHSVLVGHFTTSRKSLNDSVARYLKKEEKQNLSYQIYASRTSIIFEGNYYLLGYEVPLYVYFQPIALANGNIQLRVTSISAGTLPLPEAEVLRYIKSSYKLPSFVSINSKESSLLIRLDRIDNEAGIFLKAKKIDLVNDKISFEIFKK
- a CDS encoding SGNH/GDSL hydrolase family protein; this translates as MNKKGIIGQIGLFLLFFLLFFGLFNLVIPKKDSQLKDSDFFKQSQSSLNYLAIGDSLTEGIGDESNQGGFVPLLAQDIESHFNIQVTASNFGVAGNTSQQILDRMKDDPNLKKALKSADLITVTVGGNDIMAVVRQNLSTLDESSFLEASKDYQNHLREMISLAKKGNKRVKIYILGLYNPFFLNFPQIKEMQSIIDDWNEMTKAVISDYSNVHFVPINDRLYKGIDGKDGVVQSDGNQKKVLNDALFSGDHFHPNHIGYQIMSDTVLETLKKYEKKTNN
- a CDS encoding DegV family protein: MGKIQIVTDSSITIEKEYIEKYDITVVPLSVMVDGKLYSDNDLKEEGQFLKLMKATKDLPKTSQPPVGLFADYYEELVKKGVTDIIAIHLTPILSGTIEASRQGAEIAGVSVHVVDSTFTDQALKFQVVQAAKMAQEGASCDEILEKINDVKSKTKLFIGVSTLENLVKGGRIGRVAGAITSLLNIRLLMELTEDELKPIAKGRGNKTFFKWLDAYFKETSHQKIAELAISYSGEKDLANQLAEKIRSYYNGEITILETGSIIQTHTGEGAFAVMIRYE